One genomic window of Brevundimonas vesicularis includes the following:
- a CDS encoding DksA/TraR family C4-type zinc finger protein produces the protein MANGWAPDSAVQDQIDATIMDAVFAARSRLPSGEGSTDCEVCGDEIPAKRRTAIPGVRTCVACQSERDKRPTFTGINRRGSKDSQLR, from the coding sequence ATGGCAAATGGATGGGCACCCGATAGTGCGGTGCAGGACCAGATTGATGCAACGATCATGGACGCGGTTTTCGCCGCCCGATCGCGTCTGCCTTCCGGCGAGGGTAGCACCGACTGCGAGGTGTGCGGCGACGAAATCCCCGCGAAACGCCGCACGGCCATACCCGGCGTAAGAACCTGTGTCGCCTGTCAAAGCGAACGCGATAAGCGCCCCACCTTCACCGGCATCAATCGCCGGGGCAGCAAGGACAGCCAGTTGCGCTGA
- a CDS encoding WGR domain-containing protein — MALDPARNVRRGYSITASLDLFGMILVETRWGRIGARGQARSHAFADREAAERHIAATLRRRNSAENRIGVAYRPL, encoded by the coding sequence GTGGCGCTTGACCCGGCCCGCAACGTCCGGCGCGGCTACAGCATCACCGCGAGCCTCGACCTGTTCGGCATGATCTTGGTGGAAACCCGCTGGGGCCGGATCGGCGCGCGCGGTCAGGCCCGTTCCCACGCCTTCGCCGATCGCGAGGCGGCCGAGCGCCATATCGCCGCGACCTTGCGCCGGCGCAACTCGGCCGAGAACCGGATCGGCGTCGCCTATCGGCCGCTATAG
- a CDS encoding zinc-dependent alcohol dehydrogenase, producing the protein MRALCWHGKGDVRVDTVADPEIKHPRDAIIKVTACAICGSDLHLLDGYQPTMESGDILGHENMGEVVALGSEVTNLKIGDRVVVPFTISCGECWFCKKGLFSACCTTNPNAEMAIKAMGHSPAGLFGFSHMLGGYCGGQAEYLRVPMADFGPIKVPDNVTDEQALFLSDIFPTGYMAAENANIEEGDTVAIWGCGPVGQFAIRSALMLGAGRVIAIDEVPERLAMAEAGGAETINFAEVDNVYDELQFRTKGRGPDSCIDAVGAEAAGHGSVDAVLDKAKATVGLATDRIHVLREAIMSCRMGGTVSIPGVYVGMGDKVPLGAMMNKGLTIKTGQTHVQAYTAPLMARIEAGEIDPSFVITHPASLEDAPEMYKKFRDKEDGVIKVVMRPHG; encoded by the coding sequence ATGCGCGCACTATGTTGGCATGGAAAAGGTGACGTTCGGGTAGACACCGTTGCCGATCCCGAAATCAAGCATCCTCGGGATGCCATCATCAAGGTTACGGCCTGCGCGATATGCGGATCGGATCTCCACCTGCTCGATGGCTATCAGCCGACCATGGAGAGCGGAGACATTCTGGGCCATGAGAATATGGGCGAGGTCGTAGCGCTGGGCTCGGAGGTGACGAACCTCAAAATCGGCGACCGCGTGGTGGTGCCGTTCACGATCAGCTGCGGCGAGTGCTGGTTCTGCAAGAAGGGACTGTTTTCGGCCTGCTGCACGACCAACCCCAATGCCGAAATGGCGATCAAGGCGATGGGCCATTCGCCCGCCGGCCTGTTCGGCTTCAGCCACATGCTGGGCGGCTATTGCGGTGGCCAGGCCGAATATCTGCGCGTGCCGATGGCCGATTTCGGCCCGATCAAAGTGCCCGACAATGTCACCGATGAGCAGGCGCTGTTCCTCTCGGACATCTTCCCGACCGGTTACATGGCCGCCGAGAATGCCAATATCGAGGAAGGCGACACCGTCGCGATCTGGGGCTGCGGTCCGGTCGGCCAGTTCGCGATCCGCTCGGCGCTGATGCTCGGTGCCGGTCGCGTGATCGCGATCGACGAAGTGCCCGAACGCCTCGCCATGGCTGAAGCCGGCGGTGCCGAAACGATCAACTTCGCCGAAGTCGACAATGTCTATGACGAGTTGCAATTCCGCACCAAGGGCCGCGGGCCTGACAGCTGCATCGACGCGGTGGGCGCCGAAGCTGCCGGGCATGGCTCGGTCGATGCGGTTCTCGACAAGGCCAAGGCCACGGTCGGCCTTGCCACCGACCGCATCCATGTGCTGCGAGAAGCGATCATGAGCTGCCGGATGGGCGGCACCGTTTCGATCCCCGGCGTCTATGTCGGGATGGGCGACAAGGTCCCGCTCGGCGCGATGATGAACAAGGGGCTGACGATCAAAACTGGCCAGACCCACGTCCAAGCCTACACCGCGCCGCTGATGGCACGCATTGAAGCTGGCGAAATTGACCCCAGCTTTGTAATTACTCACCCGGCCAGTCTCGAGGACGCTCCCGAGATGTACAAAAAGTTTCGGGATAAGGAAGACGGCGTCATCAAGGTGGTGATGCGCCCGCACGGTTGA
- a CDS encoding recombinase family protein, giving the protein MTALIGYARVSKADGSQVIDLQRDALAKAGVDLEHHLYTDAASGKRDDRPGLEACIKALRHGDTLLVWKLDRLGRDLRHLVNLVGDLTKRDIGLKVLAGEGASIDTTTANGRLVFAIFAGLAEFERELIVERTKAGLAAARARGRTGGRPFKMTPAKLRLAQAAMGKPETKVAELCAELGITRQTLYRFVGPKGELRNDGQRLLDRRKPK; this is encoded by the coding sequence GTGACGGCGCTGATCGGCTATGCGCGGGTGTCGAAGGCGGACGGCAGCCAAGTCATCGACCTCCAGCGCGACGCCTTGGCCAAGGCCGGGGTCGATCTGGAACATCACCTCTATACTGACGCCGCATCGGGAAAGCGCGACGACCGGCCGGGGCTGGAGGCGTGCATCAAGGCGCTGCGGCATGGCGATACGCTGTTGGTGTGGAAGCTCGACCGGTTGGGGCGCGACCTGCGCCATCTCGTCAACCTGGTCGGCGACTTGACCAAGCGCGATATCGGGCTGAAGGTACTCGCCGGCGAGGGCGCGTCGATTGACACCACCACCGCCAATGGCCGGCTCGTCTTTGCGATCTTCGCAGGGCTTGCCGAGTTCGAGCGCGAGCTGATCGTCGAGCGTACCAAGGCCGGGCTGGCCGCTGCGCGTGCGCGCGGTCGTACGGGCGGTCGCCCGTTCAAGATGACGCCCGCCAAGCTGCGTCTCGCCCAGGCCGCGATGGGTAAACCGGAAACCAAGGTCGCCGAGCTGTGCGCCGAACTCGGAATCACCCGCCAGACGCTCTATCGCTTCGTCGGCCCTAAGGGCGAACTGCGCAATGACGGGCAGCGACTGCTCGACCGGCGCAAGCCAAAATGA
- a CDS encoding IS3 family transposase (programmed frameshift), translating to MKRSRFTEEQIIGILREQEAGVPVADLCRKHGLSSPTFYKWKAKYGGMDVSEARRLKALEDENAKLKRMLADSMLDNVALKDLLGKKVVTPAAHREAAAHLQSAYEMSERRACRVLGIDRTSVRYQATRPDDGTLRDRLKALAQERRRFGYRRLHVMLRREGHAVNKKRVQRIYREEKLTVRRRGGRKRAMGTRRPLEIPLVANQRWSLDFVSDQMTDGRRFRILTVIDNCTRECLGLVADTSLSGRRVARELDAIILRRGRPETIISDNGTEYTSNAILAWADGTGVGWHYIAPGKPQQNGFNESFNGRLRDELLNETLFRSLPHARAVLETWRRDYNETRPHSKLGWLTPQAYADALNGQIGRSAALVEGCADRPLANPTNPSSDQQRTLVMAG from the exons ATGAAGCGATCACGGTTCACGGAAGAGCAGATCATCGGAATCTTGCGCGAGCAGGAGGCCGGTGTCCCGGTGGCGGACCTGTGCAGGAAGCACGGGCTGAGCTCGCCGACCTTCTACAAGTGGAAGGCCAAGTATGGCGGCATGGACGTGTCGGAGGCCCGTCGTCTGAAAGCGCTGGAAGACGAGAACGCCAAGCTGAAACGGATGCTGGCGGACTCGATGCTGGACAACGTCGCGCTGAAGGATCTGCTGGGAAAAA AAGTGGTGACGCCCGCTGCGCATCGAGAGGCGGCGGCGCACCTGCAGTCGGCCTACGAGATGAGCGAACGGCGGGCCTGCCGGGTGCTGGGCATTGATCGGACGAGCGTGCGCTATCAGGCGACACGACCGGACGATGGCACCCTGCGCGATCGGCTGAAGGCCCTGGCCCAGGAGCGTCGGCGGTTCGGCTATCGTCGTCTGCACGTGATGCTCCGGCGCGAGGGCCATGCGGTCAACAAGAAGCGGGTCCAGCGGATCTACCGCGAGGAAAAGCTGACGGTGCGTCGGCGCGGCGGGCGCAAACGCGCGATGGGCACAAGGCGGCCGCTGGAGATTCCTCTGGTCGCGAACCAGCGCTGGTCGCTGGACTTCGTGTCCGATCAGATGACCGACGGGCGGCGCTTCCGCATCCTGACGGTGATCGACAACTGCACACGTGAGTGCCTCGGACTCGTCGCCGACACCTCGCTGTCGGGCCGGCGGGTGGCGCGCGAACTGGACGCCATCATCCTGCGACGCGGGCGCCCCGAGACGATCATCAGCGACAACGGCACGGAATATACGTCCAACGCCATCCTGGCCTGGGCCGACGGCACCGGCGTGGGCTGGCATTACATCGCGCCGGGCAAGCCCCAGCAGAACGGCTTCAACGAGAGCTTCAATGGCCGCCTGCGCGACGAACTGCTGAACGAGACGCTGTTCCGGTCCCTGCCGCACGCCCGTGCCGTGCTCGAAACCTGGCGGCGCGACTACAACGAAACCCGGCCGCACTCGAAGCTGGGATGGCTGACGCCGCAGGCTTACGCAGATGCGCTCAACGGACAGATCGGCCGGTCCGCTGCGCTGGTTGAAGGCTGCGCTGACCGGCCTCTTGCCAACCCCACCAACCCCAGTTCAGATCAGCAAAGGACTCTCGTTATGGCTGGATGA
- a CDS encoding Tn3 family transposase yields MVERLYTLGPDDLVEVFRRRRPANRLGYAVQLGYLRYPGRAIEPGEVPPLAMLAILARQIECAPEVFADYATRDTTLREHRAAIEQRLGLRAFERADRAKAFAIGSEVAASTDRCDAIMAAMVEQLRGARIVLPIPTVLERIALVARADARRQAFARLGRDLLPEQIERLDALPRLDGEATRSPLAWIRDWPEAPGASNLKALVERLDHVRALGIEPDRARRIHASRYAVIAREAAIMTAQHLTRLESRRRLATLVAFAIEMEVALTDAAIQMVEKLVGAMFRRADRTRSERLIDQARLFRETARLHIRLGRILLDARDGGANALMLVGERIGWPALEQSLHAAEDLTRSGEDGLAEIVERYAAIRRFLPTFLARFRFRTARAGDPLIGAIELLRTVYMEGRTILPGKAPLSFLKPKWRKAVLPPDGKFNRRAWEIAVLVHLRDRLGSGAVWVDGSRAYRTLDDYLLPSAAFTTMRDEGQLGLAVTGSASEWIVQHRDRLCRRLDEVERAAADGTLPDATIYNGRLTVSPLRRATPDEAEDLKARLYGLLPRIRITDLLAEVATWTGFADRFVHARSGMATSDQPALMGAILADGTNLGLSRMAESSRGLTHARLLWTAEWHIRDETYASALAAIVDYHHAHPFSRLWGPGDTSSSDGQFFRAGGHGEARADHNARYGSDPGVLFYTHVSDRFAPFHTKVIAANAGEAAHVIDGLLDHESDIAIREHTTDTAGAVDHVFGLCHLLGFRFAPRIRDLGERRLYALGNMSRWPTLRPLIAGPINVCAIEDDWHETLRLAASIRAGTVRASVMLRKLAGYPRQNPVARALREIGRVERTLFMLDWLDDPDLRRRTNANLNKGEARNALARAVFFNRLGELRDRTFENQRHRASGLNLIVSAIILWNTVYLERAVRHLRDRGVDVPDALLAHVAPLGWEHVSLTGDYLWSEIDKPRERFRPLRTPGSTNRS; encoded by the coding sequence ATGGTGGAGCGGCTATACACGCTCGGCCCCGACGATCTGGTAGAGGTATTCCGAAGACGGCGTCCCGCCAACCGCCTCGGCTATGCCGTCCAGCTTGGATACCTCCGGTATCCCGGACGGGCGATCGAACCCGGCGAGGTGCCGCCCTTGGCGATGCTGGCAATCCTCGCTCGTCAGATCGAATGCGCGCCAGAGGTGTTTGCAGATTATGCCACCCGTGACACGACCCTGCGCGAACACCGCGCCGCGATCGAACAGCGGCTGGGCCTTCGTGCCTTCGAACGCGCCGATCGTGCGAAAGCCTTTGCTATTGGCAGCGAGGTCGCGGCGTCCACCGACCGCTGCGACGCCATCATGGCTGCGATGGTCGAACAGCTGCGGGGTGCTCGCATCGTCCTGCCGATCCCAACCGTCCTAGAGCGCATTGCCTTGGTCGCGCGTGCGGACGCAAGACGACAAGCCTTTGCCCGGCTTGGTCGTGATCTGTTGCCGGAACAGATCGAGCGTCTGGACGCCCTGCCGCGGCTCGACGGGGAGGCAACACGCTCGCCACTTGCGTGGATACGCGACTGGCCGGAAGCGCCGGGTGCCAGCAATCTTAAGGCGTTGGTCGAACGTCTCGATCATGTCCGCGCACTTGGTATCGAACCCGATCGGGCGAGACGCATCCATGCCAGTCGATATGCCGTCATCGCACGTGAGGCAGCGATCATGACCGCGCAGCATTTGACGCGCCTCGAAAGCCGGCGTCGTCTTGCCACGCTTGTCGCCTTTGCAATCGAGATGGAGGTAGCGCTGACCGATGCAGCCATCCAGATGGTTGAAAAGTTGGTGGGTGCGATGTTCCGCCGTGCCGATCGCACCCGCTCTGAGCGACTGATCGACCAAGCCCGCTTGTTTAGGGAAACCGCGCGTCTTCATATCCGGCTCGGCCGGATATTGCTTGATGCCCGGGACGGCGGGGCCAATGCGTTGATGCTCGTCGGCGAACGCATCGGCTGGCCAGCGCTCGAACAGAGCCTGCATGCGGCCGAGGACCTGACACGCTCAGGTGAGGACGGCCTTGCCGAGATCGTCGAGCGCTATGCGGCGATACGTCGTTTCCTACCGACGTTTCTTGCCAGGTTTCGCTTCCGGACGGCTCGCGCTGGCGACCCATTGATCGGCGCCATCGAACTCCTTCGCACCGTCTATATGGAGGGGCGCACGATCCTGCCGGGCAAAGCACCCCTCTCCTTTCTCAAGCCGAAATGGCGCAAGGCCGTTCTTCCCCCTGATGGAAAGTTCAACCGGCGCGCTTGGGAGATCGCAGTGCTCGTGCATCTACGCGATAGGCTCGGCTCCGGTGCAGTTTGGGTCGATGGCAGCCGCGCCTATCGCACCTTGGACGATTATCTGCTGCCGTCCGCAGCATTCACGACCATGCGGGACGAGGGGCAGCTCGGACTTGCGGTGACTGGTTCAGCCTCCGAATGGATCGTCCAACATCGAGATCGACTCTGCCGGCGCCTGGACGAGGTAGAACGCGCTGCGGCCGACGGCACGTTGCCAGATGCCACAATCTACAATGGCCGGCTCACCGTCTCTCCGCTGCGGCGCGCGACGCCCGACGAGGCGGAGGATCTGAAAGCGCGTCTTTACGGATTGCTCCCCCGCATTCGGATCACCGATCTGCTGGCCGAAGTCGCAACCTGGACCGGCTTTGCCGATCGTTTTGTTCATGCGCGAAGCGGCATGGCAACAAGCGACCAGCCCGCGCTCATGGGCGCGATCCTCGCCGATGGCACCAATCTTGGCCTGTCGCGCATGGCGGAGAGTTCGCGCGGCCTAACCCATGCGCGGCTGCTTTGGACCGCCGAATGGCATATTCGTGATGAAACCTATGCCAGCGCGCTGGCCGCTATTGTCGACTATCATCATGCCCATCCGTTCAGCCGACTATGGGGACCGGGCGATACCTCGTCGTCGGACGGACAGTTCTTCCGGGCCGGCGGACACGGCGAAGCCCGTGCGGACCACAACGCACGTTACGGCAGCGATCCGGGCGTGCTGTTCTACACCCACGTTTCCGACCGCTTTGCGCCGTTCCACACAAAAGTGATCGCTGCCAATGCCGGTGAGGCCGCGCACGTCATCGACGGCCTGCTCGACCATGAGAGCGACATTGCGATCCGGGAACATACGACCGATACGGCAGGAGCCGTCGATCATGTCTTCGGCCTGTGCCATCTGCTGGGCTTCCGATTTGCGCCGCGTATCCGCGACCTCGGCGAACGCCGACTCTATGCGCTGGGTAATATGTCACGCTGGCCGACGCTGCGGCCCCTCATCGCGGGGCCGATCAACGTCTGTGCTATTGAGGACGACTGGCACGAAACCCTGCGCCTGGCGGCATCGATCCGAGCCGGCACAGTCCGGGCATCAGTGATGCTGCGCAAGCTTGCCGGCTATCCGCGGCAGAACCCGGTCGCACGCGCGCTGCGCGAGATCGGACGCGTTGAGCGCACGCTGTTCATGCTCGACTGGCTCGACGATCCGGACCTCCGCCGACGCACCAACGCCAACCTCAACAAGGGCGAGGCGCGCAACGCGCTCGCTCGCGCCGTCTTTTTCAACCGGCTTGGAGAGCTCCGCGATCGCACCTTCGAGAACCAGCGACACCGTGCCTCCGGCCTCAACCTCATCGTGTCGGCGATCATCCTGTGGAATACGGTCTATCTCGAACGCGCCGTCCGCCACTTGCGCGACCGCGGTGTCGACGTGCCGGACGCGTTGCTTGCTCACGTCGCGCCACTGGGATGGGAGCATGTCAGTCTCACAGGAGACTATCTTTGGAGTGAGATCGACAAACCGCGTGAACGGTTCAGGCCGCTGCGCACACCGGGATCTACCAATCGCTCTTAG
- a CDS encoding ATP-binding cassette domain-containing protein, giving the protein MNLAVALTGVTVERSEQHVVQDVDLTVAPGSWFGLIGANGSGKTSLLRALAGRLPFAGGSCRIGGEELVDDRAARALRFGFSPPADKLPDALRGRDVLELVGGSIDNVRSRLGNLHEALGLAPLLDRWIGDCSAGMRQRIAIAAAFAGGHSLVILDEPFNWLDPVAIFDLREVLRDMVDASLTLITALHDLGTLASACDAGLMLADGKVALALGEDMLRIAAQNPQAFERQTIDRLRSGSATPNA; this is encoded by the coding sequence ATGAACCTCGCTGTCGCACTGACAGGCGTAACCGTCGAGCGGAGCGAACAGCACGTCGTGCAGGACGTCGATCTGACCGTCGCACCCGGATCGTGGTTCGGCCTCATCGGCGCCAACGGATCGGGCAAGACCAGCCTGCTGAGAGCGCTTGCCGGCCGGCTGCCCTTCGCCGGCGGATCATGCCGGATCGGTGGCGAGGAGCTGGTCGACGATCGTGCCGCTCGCGCGCTGCGTTTCGGTTTCTCTCCTCCTGCGGACAAGCTGCCGGATGCCTTGCGTGGACGCGACGTTCTCGAACTCGTCGGCGGGAGCATCGATAATGTCCGCTCCCGCCTGGGAAACCTGCATGAAGCCTTGGGCCTGGCTCCGCTGCTAGACCGTTGGATCGGCGACTGCTCTGCGGGCATGCGACAGCGGATCGCCATCGCTGCGGCGTTCGCGGGGGGCCACTCCCTCGTGATCCTCGACGAGCCGTTCAACTGGCTCGATCCCGTCGCGATCTTCGACCTGCGCGAGGTTCTGCGCGACATGGTCGATGCCAGCCTGACGCTCATCACCGCCCTCCACGACCTCGGCACGCTGGCCTCGGCGTGCGACGCCGGCCTCATGCTCGCCGATGGCAAGGTCGCACTGGCGCTGGGCGAAGACATGCTGCGGATTGCTGCCCAGAATCCCCAGGCGTTCGAGCGGCAGACGATCGACCGCCTGCGATCCGGATCAGCTACGCCCAACGCTTAG
- the cydB gene encoding cytochrome d ubiquinol oxidase subunit II gives MNMEHLDLTIIWAGIIGFAVFAYVVMDGFDLGIGILFPSLSVGGERDQAMNSIAPVWDGNETWLVLGGGGLFAAFPLAYAIILPATYPLIIAMLLGLVFRGVAFEFRWRDPRHRPFWDVAFSFGSVLAAFSQGITLGAILQGVRVEADAYAGGWLDWLSAFSLLTGAAVVIGYALLGAAWLVWKTEGPGQERARRLAFWLGGATLLALFAVSAATPFLTYDYWRRWFAMPGVLLTAQVPLLVAICAATFFWSLKRGAERLPFIMALGLFFLGFVGLGISIYPYVVPRAVTIWDAAAPPQSQLFMLAGAAIIIPIILGYTAWAYWVFRGKVGAHGYH, from the coding sequence ATGAACATGGAGCACCTCGATCTCACCATAATCTGGGCCGGTATCATCGGTTTTGCTGTCTTCGCCTATGTCGTGATGGACGGGTTCGATCTGGGGATCGGCATCCTCTTCCCGAGCCTTTCGGTCGGAGGGGAGCGCGATCAGGCGATGAACTCGATCGCGCCGGTCTGGGATGGCAACGAAACATGGCTGGTGCTGGGCGGAGGCGGTCTCTTCGCGGCCTTTCCCCTTGCCTACGCCATCATCCTTCCCGCGACCTACCCGCTCATCATCGCGATGTTGCTCGGTCTCGTGTTCCGCGGGGTGGCATTCGAGTTTCGTTGGCGAGATCCACGCCATCGTCCCTTCTGGGATGTCGCCTTCAGCTTTGGGTCCGTTCTCGCGGCGTTCTCGCAGGGGATCACGCTGGGCGCGATCCTGCAAGGCGTGCGGGTCGAGGCCGATGCCTATGCCGGGGGATGGCTGGATTGGCTGAGCGCGTTCAGCCTCTTGACCGGCGCGGCAGTCGTAATCGGATATGCGCTTCTCGGCGCGGCCTGGCTGGTCTGGAAAACCGAAGGGCCGGGCCAGGAACGCGCCCGTCGACTGGCATTTTGGCTCGGCGGTGCGACGCTACTCGCGCTTTTCGCCGTCAGTGCGGCGACGCCGTTCCTGACCTATGACTATTGGCGACGCTGGTTTGCGATGCCCGGCGTGCTTCTCACCGCGCAGGTTCCTCTGCTGGTGGCAATCTGCGCTGCAACCTTCTTCTGGAGTCTGAAGCGCGGCGCGGAGCGTCTGCCCTTCATTATGGCGCTTGGCCTGTTCTTTCTCGGTTTCGTTGGGCTGGGGATCAGCATCTATCCCTATGTCGTTCCCCGCGCCGTCACGATCTGGGATGCAGCCGCTCCCCCGCAAAGCCAGCTCTTCATGCTGGCGGGTGCGGCCATCATCATTCCGATCATTCTCGGCTATACCGCGTGGGCCTATTGGGTGTTCCGCGGTAAGGTCGGCGCCCACGGCTATCACTGA
- a CDS encoding bestrophin family protein, with product MIVRSQPSFQDIIFTVHGSILPRIARRLAAIAIVSVIAILAAQAHPGIFARISTIPFTLIGIALSIFMSFRNNACYARWWEGRQLWGELIISARSFARETSLLPDEDRRALLHSICGFACGLTARLRGEDEIAAIAPWVEIGPATKSPNVTNLVLDRMGRRLLHLKQTGVITPIHYAVVAEDMRSFGKVQGACERISTTPVPFAYSLLLHRTAIIFCVMLPFALAGSLDWWTLLPVLLTAYTFFGLDALGHELEDPFGVEPNCLPLYAMKRTIERDMLSLLGEEDLPAPLEPHKSVLS from the coding sequence ATGATCGTTCGATCGCAACCGAGCTTCCAAGATATCATTTTCACCGTGCATGGCTCGATCTTGCCGCGCATCGCGCGGAGGCTGGCGGCGATAGCGATCGTCAGTGTGATCGCCATCCTGGCCGCCCAAGCCCATCCCGGCATTTTCGCGCGTATCTCGACGATCCCTTTCACCCTGATCGGCATCGCGCTCTCGATCTTCATGAGCTTTCGCAACAATGCCTGCTATGCGCGATGGTGGGAGGGGCGGCAGCTATGGGGCGAGCTGATTATCTCGGCCCGTTCGTTCGCGCGCGAGACATCGCTTCTCCCTGACGAGGATCGGCGAGCGTTGCTCCACAGCATATGTGGCTTTGCCTGCGGCCTCACCGCACGCCTTCGCGGCGAGGACGAAATCGCCGCTATTGCGCCGTGGGTCGAAATCGGCCCGGCGACAAAGAGCCCGAACGTCACCAACCTCGTGCTCGATCGTATGGGGCGTAGGCTGCTCCACCTGAAGCAGACTGGCGTCATTACGCCGATTCACTATGCCGTCGTGGCAGAAGACATGCGATCCTTCGGCAAGGTTCAGGGCGCTTGCGAGCGGATATCCACGACGCCCGTGCCGTTCGCATATTCTCTGCTGCTTCATCGCACCGCAATTATCTTTTGCGTGATGCTTCCCTTCGCGCTCGCAGGATCACTCGACTGGTGGACGCTCCTGCCGGTGCTCCTTACCGCCTATACCTTTTTCGGCCTCGACGCGCTGGGACACGAGCTGGAAGACCCGTTCGGCGTCGAGCCCAACTGTCTGCCGCTTTATGCGATGAAGCGGACAATCGAGCGGGATATGTTGTCGCTGCTTGGCGAAGAAGATCTACCCGCTCCACTGGAACCCCATAAATCCGTCCTGAGCTAA
- a CDS encoding DUF2474 domain-containing protein, whose translation MDEQKPLGRRLAWMVLIWAASVLALGAVAQVIRLILKP comes from the coding sequence ATGGATGAGCAAAAACCGCTCGGTCGACGGCTCGCCTGGATGGTCTTAATCTGGGCGGCCAGCGTTTTGGCGCTGGGGGCTGTCGCGCAGGTCATTCGCCTCATCCTCAAACCCTGA